The Meriones unguiculatus strain TT.TT164.6M chromosome 18, Bangor_MerUng_6.1, whole genome shotgun sequence genome segment TGCAGTTTACTTATTCTACTCACATCTCTCCCTCCAGTTCACTGCTGTACCTGAAGACACTGAAGACAAATAcagactttttctttctctaagagTTTTACTGCTTAATTACTATGAAACTAGGAACTCAAAATATAGATTTGAGAAAGTTTCGAATTTTCTTATAGACTGGCTATCTGTTTTGCTTCTGAAGTTATGTGTGAAAGCCTCTTTGGTTTCTGCTGCGAATTTTAGTTCTGTGTGGCCATTTTCTGCTGGTAGTCCTGAGGAGCAACAGGTGCCACCAACTCTCGGCAGAAACCAGTTCCCGGGTGTCAATAGGGCTCTGCTTTAATCCTGAAGGCAGTCTCTCTGGcaaggctctttttttttctttgtgtacccttggctgtcctggactcgctttgtagaccaggctggccttaaactcacagtgatctgcctgtctctgcctccctgagtgctgggattataggtgtgttccATGTGCCCAGCTAGCAAGGCTCTTTTAACCTCTACAACTTTGAACtgaatgttttttcttttccctgaatTCTAACTAAAGTGAGCGCAGCGTTTGGTGTTTCTAGTTCTCCAGCAGGCAGTGCTTGCTGATCAGTGTTTCTTGGTCTCTTTTGGTACAGTGTACACGCTGTGGTCCTATCCTGATCTCCTGCCAACTTTTATAACATGGCCACTGGTCCTCGAAAAACTGGTCGGGGGAGCAGGTAagagaatttttctgtgttccagCTATTGCTTGAAATTACTTCAGTAATTATCAGCCACCTTACTACTACTTAGCTACTACTCATTTCTTGTGTTCATATGTTGAAAACTGTATCTACCCTTTCTGTGtgcgtttctctctctctctctctctctctctctctctctctgtgtgtgtgtgtgtgtgtgtgtgtgtgtgtgtgtgtgtgtgttattcttCCCACTTAGCTGATTCTATGAGTTCCCTGGACATGTCTGATTCTGCTGTAAGCCTTTTATAAGTGATATGGAAGCAgtttgtgaactgccatgtactTTACTTTAAATCAGTAGAGAAAATAGCACCTAATGCTCCTATTTGTGAGTCCTGAAATGGAGAGCTGATTCTCACGTTGATACATGTTTCTTTGTCAAGTGGAAGGGCTTATGATAAAGCAAGCAGGATAATGATGTTAAgctgctctgtttttgtttgtgcaGATTTGATGCTGCCGGGTTTagtggtgccctctactggtctGCCTCAGGTACAGCAAGGCGACCTCTGTGCCATTGCCTTGGTGGGGAACAGGTAGTGTTTCGGACAGCTGTGCTGTTTGTGTGTGGATGGGGGTGCGGTGCTGAGGAACAGAGGTACAAGGGAGGTGGAGGAAAATGACAACTCCCAAAGCATGTGGACCaagaactgagagaaaaaaaaagggttttTTGGAAGAAGCAGATAGATAGTGGGCCCTTGGAAGGCAGCAAGCCTGTGCAGAGCTGCAGATCTGGGCACAAGATATTTGATGctgctgaatttttaaaatttactttagaGATAACTTTAGATTTATAGGAGAGTGTAAGAGATGGTGCAGAGTTCTGATATGTTCTCCAAAGACCACATCTTATGAAACCAATTGTAGTTATCACAGCTAAGAAGTGTTCTCCTAGGGGCTTGAGACatgactcagcggttaagagcacaggctgctcttccagagaccctgagttcaattcctagcaatcacatggtggctttcaaccatctgtaatggaatctgattccctcttctgctgttcatgaaaacagtgttcatatacgtaaaataaataaatcttaaaaaaaaaagtgtgtgccactgctgcctagcaaaagactaaaaaaaaaaaaaaagaagtgttgtGCCAATGCTGTGAACACACTCAAGCTCTacaactttgtttttgttttgttttgttttggatgctGTTTTTTTGTGAGTACCTTTTTCTATTCAAGGATCCAGTCTAAGATACCGCATTGCACTTAGCTGTCCCTTCTTTTAGCCTTCTCTATATATGACATCctcttgcttttccttttctttcatcatCTTTACCTCCATCAACTGCATCATTACCTGTATTTTTAATACCTTTATAGAAATATAGTTTACATACATAAAAAGCTTTCCTATCTTAAAACCACGATCAGATGGTTTTTAGTCTATTTGCTAAAACATACTGAGTCATTACCATGTTGCTTGTTTTTGATCCCAgggccttatgcatgctaggcaagtattttACCACTGAATTGTTCCCTCAGCTTCTActgcttcttttaaaaaagaaaccaagagtcATTGTATGGACACATCTGAAAAAGACTTTGCCTGACCCTTCTTTCTGGCTTCCTTCCTAGAGCTCCTGTGGCAATTGGAGTGGCTGCCATGGCCACAGCTCAGATGCTGGCTTCAGGCCTGAAGGGAAAGGGCTTCTCTGTGATCCACACTTACCAGGACCACTTGTGGTAGGTGCATTCTTCTCTTTCTAGGGCGTGGGGGTGGCGAATGGAGAGAACATGAACCTGAGGTTTTTGTCTAGGCGCATCCTCATGCAGCTTGTTGGCACCAGACTTCCACCTACCTGCCAAATGTGGGCAAAgtacatttctgttgttgttcttcaCACAATAAATTTGAGACAACTTTGGTTATTTTCTAAGCCTGGAATTGTCCCAGACAATTGTCTTAGACTTAGGTATTGTTTGCCTTGCCCTTCACTGTAGTGATGTTCTTATAGTGCTAGTTATTCTGGTTTTGTGCATTATATGCATTTTAGACACTATTTGGTCCTAAGACAAGTACTTCTGAATCCAGATCAGTTGTCAGTGGGATAACTGATTACTTTATGCTCTTCAAGTCTCAGAATCCTCACTATGGAACACACATTCTGGCTATAACAatgcatatgcctataatcctagcactcaggaagctcagACCATCTGAAtctcaagttctaggccagcctaaactacgtaatgagaccctatctcaacttCCCCTTCTGCTAGCCCACACCCTGCCAAAAAAGTCCCACAAATCCCTAGTCCTACTGCTTTTGAGAAAAATCATTATTTATTGTTCGAGAAAAGTGAGATTAACCAGACGAGGAGCAGGTATGTGGCTCTGAAATGGATTGTTACAGCTAGAGTGTGTGTTTCATAATGAGGAATCATGTCAGTAGCTTCCTCAGCCACCAACCTCACCAACATTTATCTGGTTAGGACAGCCTACACATACTATTAGAGATATTAATAAGCCTCGCTGCAACCATTTGTTAAAGTTAGTTTAACTGTTAGCTTTACTGTGTGCTCTGCTGTGTACCATCCCAGGTTTTCCTGTCTTACGTCTGAGAAGTAAGCCGTCATCATCTCAGCTTTGCACATTTGATTGCATTTCTTTAACCCTGCCACCATGGGTTTGTAGTCCAGGTGTTTGTATTTGTTAGAGAGGCTGAGCCCTGGGTTTTCATTTCACCAAACTGCTAGAATCTTAATCatacttttttcttctcttccttccttctttccttcctttcctttcctttttctttttcctttcctttcctttcctttatctttttcctctccctttcccctttccttttcctttcatatAGCCTGGGTTAGCCTcagattcactatgtagccaaggatgtttacattcctgatcctcctacctctgcctgctgagaacagggattacaggcaggtgccatcatacctgtttttattttctgttttggtgtttgagtcagggtctctctatatagcccttgctgtcctggaacttgctttgtacaccaggcttacctagaactcacagagatccatctgcttttgcctctcaagtgctgggattaaaggcatgcactgccaccACACGGCTCATACCTGGCTCTAATCATGTTCTTTAATTCAAAGTGGTTATTTAACTCAAGGTGGTCCTATGCAGGGAGCATTTTCAGTGCTTTATCTTTAGCtgccttctttttccttcatCTGTTATATTGAGAATTGGCTCAGGGCTTTGCCTGTTAGCAAGCATTTTACTACTAAGCTCTTgagggctttgttgttgttgttttgttgttgttgttgttgttttgatctTTTCTGCTCTGcagctcaagctggcctggactcactggGGAGCATGGGACTTTTCTGGGCTCAGAATAATTGAACTGAATTGAGATGGGCATTCATCACTTGGTTGTCCTGGATGCTCCTGCCTGTTGGCTGTACTGGCTTTAAACACCTGACTGACTCTCCTCTGATTGGGGAGGGTGAATGTTGTAGCTAGTGCTTGGTGTTTCTGACATTAGATTTTTCCAGGAAATCTGGAGACAAGTCCTCTCTACCTGCCATTGCCCCACTGGCAGTGGATCCCACAGATAGCAATGAAAAGAAGGTGGACCTTGGTCTGCATGGAAACCCGAGGAGCCTGGCgctggagggaggggagagcaaTGGGAAGGTTCCTCAGCCAGAAGCCTCTGAAGATACTAGCTCTGGGGCCCTGAGTCAGGATTCCGTGGATGGCAAGCCCCTTCAAGGTACGACTTTGAGGTGGAAAGCTCACATATGTCTTTCAGATCAGAATAGCATTGATGCTCTGGGAGAGAATGGCAGAACCCTTATTTTGGTTGTACAGTAGTTCTGTACTCCTTACATAAATCATGCTCCTatgtgcctgcctgtctgtcatTTGGATAGTTTCCAGCTATGAGCCCCCTAAGGCTTCTGGTTCTAACTTCTCTGAATGAATATCTCTGGCTTAGTGGCACTGTGTTTGCTTCTTCCTGTGGGCTAATCCTTACAGGATTGGTGCTCAGGAGTATGGAAAGGgttcagtgagatggctcaacaagcagcaggtaaaagcacttgctatacAAGCTTGACCACCTGAATTCAGTGCCTAGAACCCatgatggaaggggagaactgactcctgaaacctTTCTTCAGGCTTCCACACACAAATATGTGCTCACCCTcgcacacactttttaaaaaagtctgcAGCCTGGGAGCTTGGATGCCCAGGGATGGCCTCATTTGAGCCAAGGTATGAGAGGGTAGAGAGTTTGCCATGCACCAGGCAGCACTCGCCCCTCAGGAAGGGTGTGGTTCTTCCCTTTCTTTGCAGAGCAAATGGATGAGTTGTTAGAGCAGTGCTTCCTGCATGCCTTGAAGAGTCGAGTCAAAAAAGCTGACCTCCCTTTGCTCACCAGCACTCTACTTGGCAGTCACATGTTCTCCTGCTGGTATGGAAGGCGCTGCTCAGTGGGAGCTGCAGACATGGTCTCACAGCTGTTATTGGTGGTAAAGCAAGTGGGTGGTAGGGGTTGGTCAGTGACATGTGGGAACGGTAGAGCAGAAAGGTGGTCTGGAAGGTAACTAGGTTCTTGGCTTTAAAACCTTCAGTTTTATCTAGTGAAAGGATCCTAAGGTCAAAATTCTCAAGATCCTCTGACTGCTGTTTTTGCCAAGGTATTTCTGAGCTGTCTCTCACAAATCAGGTACTGTGGTGTAGGCTACAGATTCCTTAACAGCCTTTGTGAAGAAGTGTTGTGTACTGCTTCACCCCGCCCACTTAGGAAAGTTGTGCGGGGAGGAGAATAGGTATGAAACCTATCCCATTGATAATGTAGCCACTAGGAAAGAGGGTGTTGACTTTGAGGATGGAGCCATCAAGGTTCAGTGGCCACCTCCTTAGCATATTTAACCACGGCAAATTTCAAGTAGTCACAGGGTTTTTCTAAGCCCAATTTTCCAATACTTGTAGAATAGCTGTAAAGTTGCACAGCCTGTCATACACCAAGCATCTGTCAATGTATACCGGAAGAGCAGGGTCTTTTCTGCATATGGCACAACCAGGCActgtagctcacacctgtaatcccagtacttaagaGGCTGAGGTAAAAGGATAGCAGTGAATCTAAGGCTAGCATGAGCTGTTTAGTAAGTTTCAGATCAGCCTGGGTTCCAGAGAGACTCTGCCtgtaaaagaatgaatgaatgaatcaatgaatcaatgaaaccacCCTTGTGAGACTGCTTTGAAAATCAATAAACACATCAGTAAACAAACCCACCCCATATATACACATAGCCTGctctgcttcacagcaggtggtGTGTTGTTCCAGAGACGCTTCTGGTTTTGAAAGTGGTAATTAATCTGATCTCTTCCTGTCTACACGTGGCCTTGAGGCATCCAGGACAGCTGTAGGATCCTTGTAGGAACCCTTGGTGATTTGTCTTGTTCATGCTAAGTTGCAAGTAACTGGGAAATGATTTTTCAGAACTTTTTCATGGGCAGGTGTTAGACTGGAGTAGGTTCTAGGATGGTCTCCCTGACAGTCCCACTGCTCCCGAATATTAGGTTTTTAGAGAAAATATAAGTCCTAAGGAGAGGGAGGATTCACAGTTTTCATTAGGAACTTACGTCCTTAACTACCCTAAGACTGCTTTAAGCAGGCATCAGTAATGTTTCTGTAAATAGCCAGATAGTAAACAACTTAGTTACTTCAGACCATGAGGCTGCTGTTTCAGATCCTTTGCAGTTGTCCACTGCTGTGACCAAAGGATAGTGATCAGTGTGTCTGGGTTAGTTAAGCTCCAGAGTGCAGTTTACTGAACTCTGGTATAGACCTGGCTACCCTGGGTATGAGCTTGGTATGGTTCACTTTGAAGTGGAGCTTCTGAGACCATAGGAGATCCTGTGGCTTGAGAGAACTCTAAAGCTGTGTCTGGTTACAATAGTCACTAATCACATGTGGCCAGTTaagtttaaagtttaaaattgAGGTCCCCAATCAGAGTAGACACATTTCAAGTGTTTCATAGTCATATGGATGACTAGTGGCTACCATTTAGACACCAcagatggagacatcccattgtCACAAAAGTGTTATTATATGTTCTGACTCAGAGTAGTTTGTAACCCCTGTCTGTCTCTGATAACACAGCTGGGCAGAGAGCTCTAGAATGGTAGGCTTTTTTGACtatgggggaggaaagggtgacCTGAGAAAAAAGTCGCTTTGTGCCACGCAGGTACcacatttactgttttgatttaacttgccctttttattttttatttttatctgtccTAGCCCTGAAGGACAGCAGCTGGATATAAAGAAGTCAAGCTATAAAAAGGTAAGAGCCAACACCTTCTTTAGTATCTACAGAGTCATGTAGGAATACATGATCTAAGATGGCTATGGGAAGCCCTGTGAGCAGGGAGGGCTTCAGGTAGAACTGATAAGTCTTTTGATTCTAGATAAAATGGGAAATAATGAAACTTCTTGGGCAAAGGCATTCAGTCCTTTCTCTCCTTTGGTCCTTTTCTATCTGATTATAGTCTGACAGCTTCACCACTTAGTTTAGcaacctctttttaaaattttatttttttaattatgtgtaacTGCATGAGTGCTGGTGCCAGAGGaggtccctggggctggagataaCATGCAGTTTTAAGCCACTGaacaggggtgctgggaactagccttgggtcctcagcaagagcagggTGAGCTCTTGACCACTGTGCTCCCACCCCAGTGTGAACTCTTGACCACTGCACCTCCAGTGTGAACTCTTGATCACTAAGCTGTCCCAATGTgagctcttgaccactgagctctTGACTGCTGAAACATGTCTTCAGCCCTCTAGTAGCTTCTTGCTCCCCAACTTACAGGAGTGTGTATAGTCTTTTGGTTCCTTGTCTGATGACAGCAAAAGCTGGGTCAAGTCCCCACCTTGCACCAGACCTGGCCTTGCATGGGTGGTGCTCCATTGGTGGAGTCAGTGAAGACCCCTATATTGGCCCCTCTCCCTAGCTCTCAAAGTTCCTCCAGCACATGCAGCAGGAGCAGATTGTCCAGGTTAAGGAGCTGAGCAAAGGGGTGGAGAGCATTGTGGCTGTGGACTGGAGACACCCGAGGTAAGTGCAGGCTTGTCACTGCAGCTCTGTTGGTTTGGGGGCACTGGGCCACAGCCTGGGGACTGCCAaggcactagtataacatgctttttcctttctttgctggGTTTTAGGATCACTTCTTTCGTCATCCCCGAGCCTTCCCTGACTTCCCAGACTGTCCAGGAAGGTAGCAGGGAACAGTCCTATCACCCTCCAGATATAAAATTCCTCTACTGTGTCCCAGCCAACATGACCCAGCTCTTCCTGGAGTCTGGCCACAAGTGAGTTTTGGAGAGTAGCCCTGTTCTGCCTATATGGTCCTGCACTTTCCCTACATCCTGAGTGGTGTTTCCCTAAGACTGGGAAACCTGCTCTTCTACATGTAGTATCATACGTCCTTTCCTGGGGTGGCTTTTGGGTTAGGTAAATGAGAGACTAGGCCTCTCCATCTGCAGTTGCCCTTCAAGTAGCCCTGTTTGCCTCccttaggaaaagaagaaaagggcaaGAGCCAGGGGGTGtggtgtacacacctgtaatcccagcacttagggaagcagaggcaggagggtctctgagtttgaggccagcctggtctacaaagtgagtccaggacagccaaggctacacagagaaaccttgtctcgagaaaatgaaaacaaataaacaaaaaaagaggcaAGAGCCAAGGAAAGTGAGCAAGGAGTCTGAATGTTTACAATTGGGCCCCAAGTACAGCTTGAATTAACTTCTGGTTACCTCTCTTTCCTAGGAAGGGGAGTACTCTTGAGGGCAGTGAGGTCCGAAAGATCATCACTGACTATGCCAAGAGAAACAACCTCGTGGATACAGACAACAGAAAGTAAGTGGGCACCGAGAATAGAGTCTGTCTTGTTAGGTCTTCATTTTGGCAGACAGACATGAAAGGATTCAGGGAACAGGCTGGCAAGATAGCGCAGTGAGTGGAGGTGCTCTCTGCCAAGCCTGTGGCTGAGTTCAGCCCTCAGGGCCCACACGGTAGAGAGAACAGACTGTAAAGTGTCCCACATGTCTTACACTTAGCTTTGTGCCCTTGTAGACTCACATGGACACATGTAAGAATTTGAAATGTAAGAACTTTAGAAACAGGATGGGAAGGATTCTGGAATGGAAAGCAGACGAGCACAGCAGCTTAGAAACAGGCAAGCCCAGTGTTTACAGACCATGGGCTGTAGACATGGGTTGTTGCCTGGAGTTCAGGTTGGTTACATGATATCAGCATGGTTCATAAGTCAAGTACATATGGCAGTTGTCAGGAAAATGCAACCTGGAAAAACTATTTAATCAAAGTCATTATGGATTTTTGCTATGATTTTTCTTATATATGGCTACAGATGATATGCTACTAGCTAAGAGTTGCactgatgtttttttcttttctagaaatCCTCATGAtttagagaggaagagagagacctaAATGCTAGtaccctactttttttttaattgttgattttaaatTACTATTTATTTTGTGGTGTGGGGAACAGAACCTAGGGCTTCTAGAAAGCTAGGTATGCACTCTACCACCATACCCGCAGCCCCAAGAGTTTCCTTTAACTATGTGGACCTCTGGGGTATTATGTAATAGCTCAGTCCATGTATACATTGTAATGACCATAGCATTTAGCATTTATACctttccttccttgtctccttcctccctccctcccttccttgccTGTTGAATGAAATCAAGTCTTGAAAGCCATGGTCACATAGCAGAACTGAGCCAAGAATCCTGGTCATTccttcccacattttcttctaccATTTGCCGCTCTTTGCCCTCTGATTAGTGGGCTTTCCTGCCTAATAGCCTCTGGGTCCCATACCTCAGTGGTCTGGATGGCGTAGAAGGTACCAGTGATGGAAGCTCTCACTTTGGTTGGAATGGTTGAGGCTTAAATTGCCCTCATGCCTCTTTTTTCCCTTTAGTCTGGTGAAGTTGGATCCTATCTTATGTGACTGCATCTTAGAGAAAAATGAACAGCACATGATCATGAAGCTCCCGTGGAATTGTCTTCTGACCAGGTAATGGACTGATAGTTCCTTTTAACTTTACTGCACTGCTGCCCTTAGTATCTACCATAGAACTTCAGAATGGTTATTAGCCTGGACCTGGGGCAGAAATGTGAATGCTTGCGTTCAGACCTCTGGTACCTATGGAAAAGCCAGGTTGCAGTGCATATCTGTAACTGCAGTGTTGGGGAGCAGGGTTCCTTGGTCTGCCAGCTCAGCCAGGTTGATGAGCCTCAAAAACTAAGAAGCAGGTGATCGAGG includes the following:
- the Eif2d gene encoding eukaryotic translation initiation factor 2D isoform X2; the encoded protein is MFAKAFRVKSNTAIKGSDRRKLRADVTAAFPTLGTDQVSELIPGKEELNIVKLYAHKGDAVTVYMSGGNPILFELEKNLYPTVYTLWSYPDLLPTFITWPLVLEKLVGGADLMLPGLVVPSTGLPQVQQGDLCAIALVGNRAPVAIGVAAMATAQMLASGLKGKGFSVIHTYQDHLWKSGDKSSLPAIAPLAVDPTDSNEKKVDLGLHGNPRSLALEGGESNGKVPQPEASEDTSSGALSQDSVDGKPLQEQMDELLEQCFLHALKSRVKKADLPLLTSTLLGSHMFSCCPEGQQLDIKKSSYKKLSKFLQHMQQEQIVQVKELSKGVESIVAVDWRHPRITSFVIPEPSLTSQTVQEGSREQSYHPPDIKFLYCVPANMTQLFLESGHKKGSTLEGSEVRKIITDYAKRNNLVDTDNRNLVKLDPILCDCILEKNEQHMIMKLPWNCLLTRCLKNLQPAYQVTFPGQEPILKKGKLCPIDITLAQKTYNKKLTVPR
- the Eif2d gene encoding eukaryotic translation initiation factor 2D isoform X1; translation: MFAKAFRVKSNTAIKGSDRRKLRADVTAAFPTLGTDQVSELIPGKEELNIVKLYAHKGDAVTVYMSGGNPILFELEKNLYPTVYTLWSYPDLLPTFITWPLVLEKLVGGADLMLPGLVVPSTGLPQVQQGDLCAIALVGNRAPVAIGVAAMATAQMLASGLKGKGFSVIHTYQDHLWKSGDKSSLPAIAPLAVDPTDSNEKKVDLGLHGNPRSLALEGGESNGKVPQPEASEDTSSGALSQDSVDGKPLQEQMDELLEQCFLHALKSRVKKADLPLLTSTLLGSHMFSCCPEGQQLDIKKSSYKKLSKFLQHMQQEQIVQVKELSKGVESIVAVDWRHPRITSFVIPEPSLTSQTVQEGSREQSYHPPDIKFLYCVPANMTQLFLESGHKKGSTLEGSEVRKIITDYAKRNNLVDTDNRNLVKLDPILCDCILEKNEQHMIMKLPWNCLLTRCLKNLQPAYQVTFPGQEPILKKGKLCPIDITLAQKTYNKKVTVVRNLETYGLDPCSVAAILQQRCQASTIVSPAPGTKDSLQVQVQGNQIHHLGQLLLEEYRLPGKYIQGLEKAPKPGKK
- the Eif2d gene encoding eukaryotic translation initiation factor 2D isoform X3, whose product is MFAKAFRVKSNTAIKGSDRRKLRADVTAAFPTLGTDQVSELIPGKEELNIVKLYAHKGDAVTVYMSGGNPILFELEKNLYPTVYTLWSYPDLLPTFITWPLVLEKLVGGADLMLPGLVVPSTGLPQVQQGDLCAIALVGNRAPVAIGVAAMATAQMLASGLKGKGFSVIHTYQDHLCPEGQQLDIKKSSYKKLSKFLQHMQQEQIVQVKELSKGVESIVAVDWRHPRITSFVIPEPSLTSQTVQEGSREQSYHPPDIKFLYCVPANMTQLFLESGHKKGSTLEGSEVRKIITDYAKRNNLVDTDNRNLVKLDPILCDCILEKNEQHMIMKLPWNCLLTRCLKNLQPAYQVTFPGQEPILKKGKLCPIDITLAQKTYNKKVTVVRNLETYGLDPCSVAAILQQRCQASTIVSPAPGTKDSLQVQVQGNQIHHLGQLLLEEYRLPGKYIQGLEKAPKPGKK